DNA sequence from the Pichia kudriavzevii chromosome 4, complete sequence genome:
GTCgatcttcttcattaacATAAACCTCTCCATACTGAAATCGTCCCGGATATTGGATATctcattcttcaataaagagttcttcaaatttaacCGTAATACCGTCGATTTGAATGACTCCATAAACATCACCAACTGTTGCCTACTGTCCTCCTCGCTAGACGCGTTACCTATCACCCTCTCCTTGAATTCCTCAATTTGATTTAGGCATTTGTGCACATCTGGATCCATcttattgaaatcaaccTTATACTGATCGTTATTCTCGTTCTCCCTTAGTTTGTAAAGAACACCAGCTTCGCTACTGCTCGTGGTGCTGTTATTATCACTATGTATCTCCCTAGGACTAGAATTGACAAGTCGGCCACTGGACAGCAGCTGCTCACTCGTCGATCCAGAGTATGCCATTGTGGGCGGCTTGTAGTCGAATGGATCCAAATTTAGCCCGTTGGCCATAATGGGTGACTTGATTAAGCCGAAACTCATGTTGTTGGTGCTGTTGGTGCTGTTAAACTCCTCTCGTGTATCTCTAGCCTGTTGGAAACGAGGCGTGCTGGAGACGCTGGGGGAAAGCGGGGGGTTTTCGGCGTTCTCTTGACTCATTGCAAAATGTTACTTCCAGTGGCTGTGTCTGCCTATATGCTGACTGGTGGAGGGTGCAGGCGTGGTTGTGTTTGTGTGACTATTTCGTGTATGCTGTGTATTCTGtccattgaaaaaggtCAAAACTCGCTCACGCGTTGCATTCCAAACAGAGCAAATCCATGGATTACGCTCCGGTAATTTGTAGCAGCTCGTTGTTTCTTTCCCGTTTGGTTTCAACAGAACAACAGAGTAGACCCAATAGGTATCATCTTCGGTTAAGCTTTGAACCAGTGTGAAGTTAAAATGGCTCTTGTTGTAGTGATTATCTGGAATTTAAAGTGGTTTCTGTTCTCTTTTTTGAACTTATAGCTTTCTACTTTGGTACGTAAATGCtaccttttgtttttttcttccacaTTTAGAAAGAGTTTCTGGGGAACTAGAACTGATACTTCTATCTGGTGCTGATCATTCACGTACCAACTAAAGGTGTGTTTAATCATGTATAAGTTTTCCATGTCCATGCAGGGGAAAGGACTACCCAAACAGCAACGTGTAATGGGAGGGGAGCACTGGCTAAACCTCCATACTCTGGAACATGTTGGTGTATATCTTTTCTCTAAGAGAAGTTTCACGTTATTATACAGGTATGGATTGAATACACAAATATCTAtgtgagaaaaaaaaaacaagttgcCAATTGCTAGTGGGGGCTGGAATCAAATATctgcaacttcttctttactTGGGGCACTGACGCCCGTTTTGTCCCATCCTAGTCTTTTGTTGAGCTTCTCGTATTTAGCACGATCTCGATCACTGACCGATGGCTTAGTAGCATCAAGAGCTTTGTCAAAATCGTCAGCAGTAACAACAATGTTGGACATATCACTGGCCTCCTCGTCAACATATTCGTCCAAATTCTTGATCCCGGTGAAaatctttctcttcaaagCAATGACTGATGCTTCCCTGACTAAGGACGACAAATCTGCACCAGAGAAGTTTCTGCATCTTTCATCGTGGGATATAGAGCTCAAATCGATATCACTGGATAGCGGTGTTCCGTTCGACTTGatcaatgtcttcaatATGTCTAGTCTCTCCGCTGCATTAGGCAGTTCAATAAATAGCGACTTATCTAATCGACCGGGTCTCAACATTGCGGGGTCAATCATGTCTGGTCTATTGGTTGCACCAATGACAAAAATCCCCTTCCTGTTATTCAAACCATCTAGCTCTGTTAATAGTGTATTCACCACACGGGACGAACTTTCACTCAAACTCGTGTCTCTTCTCGGTACGAGGGCatccaattcatcaaagaaGATTATACAAGGGACACTAGCGCGTGCTCTAGAGAAGACCTGACGAACTGCACGTTCAGACTCACCAACATACTTATTCAATAGTTCTGGTCCTTTGACACTGATGAAGTTAGCCTTAGATTCATTCGCAACAGCCTTGGCTAACAATGTCTTACCACAACCTGGTGGCCCCCACATTAGAACACCAGCAGGCGCCGAAATACCAACTTTCAAGTAAATTTCAGGATGCTTGATAGGCTGAACAATGGCCATGTGTAATTCTATTCTGATGTTAGATAATGCACCAACATTGGCCCATGTGACATCAGGAACGGTAGCAAACCCTTCACGCTTAGCTGTAGGTTGGATACTTGGTAGTGCTGTTAGGAAATCTTCCTTTGTTATACAGAGAGGTTCCAGCTGCTTTTCAGTCAATGGGTTTGGATGTTTCTCTAGGAATTTTTGGATGATCGATACACTGCTTCCAGGAGAGCACAACTTTGGCGATATCGCAACTTCTGCAAACGCCCTCTGGTTGCCAGACGGTGACATTGGAGTTGTTAGGGGCGTTATAAACTCTTCATCTTGTGGTCTATCCATGTCGACATCCTCACAGTGTTCTTGTTGCTCCTCTTGTGTTTTCTCCtcctcaaaatcaaacGGCAGTTGCCCATTTTCATCCGATAGCGTGCTAAAGATTCTTTTGATTGCAGAAACACCAGCAGAGGTAACCAATGCCTTTAAATCAGCACCAACAAACCCAGGTGTCATTTTGGCCAATTCCTTCAACCCCAATTCACCtgagattttcaaattttcagtCATGCTTTTCAGTATATGATATCTGGCAGCTTCGCTTGGAACGTTGATACTGATTTCCCTATCAAACCGACCAGCTCTTCTCAACGCAGCATCCAAACTGTCTGGTCGATTGGTAGCCCCAATAACTATAACAGGTTTGCCGTTTGTGTTTTCAAGGGTCAGTTCGTCCATACATGTGAGTAACTGTGCAACGATCCGTCTCTCCATTTCACGCTGGGCACCTCCATCCCTCTTGGGTGTGATTGCATCAATTTCGTCTATGAAAATAATGCATGGTGCCAACGATTTTGCTTCATCAAACAGTTCTCTAACCTTCTTCTCGGACTCACCAGACATGCCGCTCACAACCGAAGGTGCCgagatgttgatgaaggaAACCCCTAGATCTCCGGCAAGCGCATTTGCTATGGAGGTTTTACCACAACCTGGAGGTCCATGGAGTAACACTCCCCTTGGAGGCTGAATACCTGTAGACAAGTATATTTCAGGATGCAATATGGGCATACCTACAACCTCCATCAATTCTGCGTGGACTTCGTCCAACCCACCTAGCTGTTTGAGAGAGGCCTTTGGTGGTGACCTGTCCACTTTGACCCGTTTCTTCTTACTTCCTTCCTCTTTACCTCTGCGCTTTTTATTactctctttttcttctttatccAAAGTTTTCACCGTCTTTCCATCATTAGGGCCATTTTCGTTGGTGCTTGTGTTTGCCTGATTCCACAAACTGACAATATTCTTATTGGCAATATTCAAATCTGTAACCTCCATCAATCCTGATTCTTCAACCTCATCCTTTGGATGTTCAATCCTAGGAGTCACTCCTAATTCTGCCAATTCCACTGCCTCCTCCTCCTTGATTTCCGCCCATACCCTATCGATGGCCTTCCCCAGTAGATCCATCTTCATTCTGCCCATAGTTTTGTCTTGCAATCGAATATACTGCATGATTTCATCATAGCTCAAGTCTTTGGCAAGTGCCGTTGTAAATCCTGTTTCATTATTAGGAGATAATTTTAGAGTTGCTGTTTTGTCGTCCAGCAATTTAAGTATGTGATTATAGACACTGTTATCCAGGTTTTGTTGTAACacacctttttttctcgtAGACATTGCCGGGGACGGTGTTTTATTGCTGAAAAATAGATGAAACTCAACTACTGGAAAAGTCTCTGGAATCtgaaacttttttttttcctctttttccACTATcgagtttttttttttgtttgtggtaaaaaagaaaatactGATGTGGCGCAGGCACGTGCTTTCGGAAAAACCTGAATGCGCCACTAGAAAGCACCAAGCggtttttttccctttcaCGGACCAAACGACACAGCCATTAAGTGTCAACTTTGAAGGAAATGCAACATATCAGAGACTCTACAGTTCATTTACAATTAAACAGGTCTATCCTGTAGCGTTGctattttccaaagaacTCCCAATTACTATTTAAGCGTAGAAAAATGTACTTAAATATATAGACCAGCTTATACATTCAAGATCAGTTTAAGCGCCGTATCGACATCGGCCGTTGCATCCTCCTCATCGAGATACTCTCTCACGGCTTTTCCATACACCTGGGTCTGCTTGAGCCAATGCTTGGCATACTCCTTCCGGTCCTCTGGATTGTAGTGTTCTAAAACCATGCACTTTTTCCGGTTGACATAGTTTGTCACTGGTGTAAGCAGCGAGATAATAAAGAGATCGGTGAATAGAGACATTGGACGATACTGTATTCTATGCTACGCTGTGCGCTAAAGATAAAACAGATGGTATTCCCCTCATGTCAGCAACCTGAGCATGGAGCCAACACGTGCCGGTAGCACGGTACTTATATAACTGTACGTATCTTGTATAAACCTGTAGAAAGTATAGATCGTACTCAACAAAAATCCTCCTTCGTACCGAAATACCGTCTAATAACAATCGAGTGATAGTCGTCCGTACGATGAACCACTCGAACCACTTGATAAACGAAGATCCACACTtttgggaaaaaaaaaaaaaataacgaCAAATGTAGGAAAAAGACTAGACTAGACTAGACCCTTGGTGAAATCAAGAACCTCTAAGACGGTGACATCACCACGCTGAACTGCACTCACGCAACGTTTCCAGTCAATGCATACTTGCCATACAGAACCATCTACACCTTCAACTAAATCTCTTACAAACTTACCCGTTTGTACATCCCACAATTTCAGCATTCCCTGTGAACCGCTCacaactttgaaatcatcgTTGACAACACAGGTAATGGCGCCAGAATGCCCCCGGAAAACCACTCTTGCATGTCCCGTGTCTTGGTCCCAGACACGGACTGTTGAGTCTGCCGCCGCCGATACAAGTGCATTCCGGGAAGCAGTGACCAGACCAACCAATATTTGATGGCCTTCCAATATATGCAAACACTCTCCTGTTTCCAGATCCCATATACGTACTGTATTATCCACACTAGCTGAATAGCACCTATGTCTATGAGGATCATAAACAACAGAGTAAATCCGGTCAGAATGCCCTTCCAATGTATATTTACACTCGCATGTGGAGATGTCCCACACACGCACCGTAGAATCATAGCTACCTGAAATGACGAGGTTTGCATAAGCAGTCACTGTTCTCACGCTGGCCAAGTGGCCTTTTAATACGTTGACAAAGTACGGATTTTCACCAACGTCAAACTCCCAAGGAGCTTCTGAATCCGAGTCATTGATAGGTAGCTTCCATAGATAGAGTGTTGCATCTCTTGACCCACTCACTAGCATAGGTTCTTCGGGGAACATTATAGGGTTCCCCTGGACATCGGTTCCGATCCGTTGCGGTTGTACAATTTCAAGACACCTCACTGTGGACGTATGTCCCTTAAAGATGTGGGTGCATTTCCCCGTGCGTGTATTCCATATTCTCACTGTGCGATCGGTGGATCCAGATGCAAGTATATCACCATAGAACTTCATTGCCCAAACACCGCCTGTATGGCCAAGTAATGTATGTATCAACTCACCTGATTGAGTATTATAAATGAGAATTTGGCATGAATTTGAGCCAGCGGCTATTTTCTCATTATCGAACTGGAGACAAGTGATGACATTCAAATCCGGGCCTTCAAGAACCTGGCGATGGGGGGTGAAGGTTGGATCCATCCAACGTTTCAATACTGTATATCGAAGTTTGTACATTTGTTTCGGAATGTTCACCCTTTTAGTACCATTCTGCTCAAGGGCTGCATAGTCTCTCTCGAATTCCTCCGCACTGGTTATTAGAGAGTCTCTAAATATAAGACGTTTCCATAATTCCGGGGTATTATTTATAAGCAAGTTCCATTGCTTGCACACCATCATGCAATGAACCAAGTCGCCTTTGTCTAGTTGCGATAAAATAACAATGGATATCTCAAGAGGTAGTCCCAAGAGAATGTCCCTctttaaaaaattcaatagAAAAGCATGTAAATGGGACAACTCTCCCCTTGGCGTGTTTTTGATAATCGACAATAGTAACGGCAAGTTCGACGTCTCACTTGAATCTGTACTTGAATGGATAGGAGAAGCACTAGGTGAGGGCAATGAGAGGGACATCAATGAATCGTCATTGACGCTATTCAAATGGCGTCTCTTCCCGCCTGGAGATACCTGTGAAATCGACACCTCGCTCGTCGACAAGGGTCTTAGTGGAGACAGACTGCGTTTAGCTGTCATGGCCACCGTTTACAGTTTCCTTGTGTATCTTTTGAGGTCACTATATATTAACTTCTATGTTTATTACAGATTCAGAGGAGGTATACATTACTGGAGAAGTGTGTTGTTCATGAACGAGGCCATTGTTTTGTGGTCCTCCAGTTGAGGTTTTTTCTCATAGACAACATGCGCGAGAGATCCAATTGCGCGGGAAATGGATGTAGATTCCCCACGGAATTCTAAATAAGAGACGTCTATAAGggaattatcaaaatccaTTTGTTCTTCCCATCTAAGGAGGAGAGCAACACATGTAACGCCTGCAAACCTATGACGAGGGAGGTGGTGTTCTATTGGTTCGATCGAATGTGCCGGATGGTGTGCATGGAAAGTTGCAGAGCCGGGCAAGGCTGTTCCGAGATCCAAATGAGAGGGAGGATTCTTCCAAATTGCAAGAGTCACTGGAACATCAGTTTGTAATAGTATGGAATATACCTTCACCTCAGTGGAGAAGGGGACAATTAATAGCATTTCTGGCCCATATAGAGACGCAATGGGTTCATGTGGTGATTTCAGGACACGTGACGCTGGTGGGTTGGCGACATTGGCTCCCTCTACGCGGGGAAGGTCAATATAAGGAAGCAGGTTCTGTGCTGGATTGGTAGGGACAGTTGGGAACCGTGGATGTGCGTGGGGACAGGACATGTATGGCAATTGGAGAGTGTAGGAGAGAGTGAATGTTTACcttttggttttggatTGTATTGAGTT
Encoded proteins:
- a CDS encoding uncharacterized protein (PKUD0D00750) — protein: MSQENAENPPLSPSVSSTPRFQQARDTREEFNSTNSTNNMSFGLIKSPIMANGLNLDPFDYKPPTMAYSGSTSEQLLSSGRLVNSSPREIHSDNNSTTSSSEAGVLYKLRENENNDQYKVDFNKMDPDVHKCLNQIEEFKERVIGNASSEEDSRQQLVMFMESFKSTVLRLNLKNSLLKNEISNIRDDFSMERFMLMKKIDQLEKTLRMTQSENTAINERNLKLIKYIKTLKNEKLKFFITENYKLKDRIEMLETQLRLSNPSYVVGSPLSTNSNTLPIHISTPNACTGKTPSDEVLSPKNTTKLDALSLLASEYLHNEYPDIVMDGLSSKRRKSD
- a CDS encoding uncharacterized protein (PKUD0D00760; similar to Saccharomyces cerevisiae YLL034C (RIX7); ancestral locus Anc_4.23), giving the protein MSTRKKGVLQQNLDNSVYNHILKLLDDKTATLKLSPNNETGFTTALAKDLSYDEIMQYIRLQDKTMGRMKMDLLGKAIDRVWAEIKEEEAVELAELGVTPRIEHPKDEVEESGLMEVTDLNIANKNIVSLWNQANTSTNENGPNDGKTVKTLDKEEKESNKKRRGKEEGSKKKRVKVDRSPPKASLKQLGGLDEVHAELMEVVGMPILHPEIYLSTGIQPPRGVLLHGPPGCGKTSIANALAGDLGVSFINISAPSVVSGMSGESEKKVRELFDEAKSLAPCIIFIDEIDAITPKRDGGAQREMERRIVAQLLTCMDELTLENTNGKPVIVIGATNRPDSLDAALRRAGRFDREISINVPSEAARYHILKSMTENLKISGELGLKELAKMTPGFVGADLKALVTSAGVSAIKRIFSTLSDENGQLPFDFEEEKTQEEQQEHCEDVDMDRPQDEEFITPLTTPMSPSGNQRAFAEVAISPKLCSPGSSVSIIQKFLEKHPNPLTEKQLEPLCITKEDFLTALPSIQPTAKREGFATVPDVTWANVGALSNIRIELHMAIVQPIKHPEIYLKVGISAPAGVLMWGPPGCGKTLLAKAVANESKANFISVKGPELLNKYVGESERAVRQVFSRARASVPCIIFFDELDALVPRRDTSLSESSSRVVNTLLTELDGLNNRKGIFVIGATNRPDMIDPAMLRPGRLDKSLFIELPNAAERLDILKTLIKSNGTPLSSDIDLSSISHDERCRNFSGADLSSLVREASVIALKRKIFTGIKNLDEYVDEEASDMSNIVVTADDFDKALDATKPSVSDRDRAKYEKLNKRLGWDKTGVSAPSKEEVADI
- a CDS encoding uncharacterized protein (PKUD0D00770; similar to Saccharomyces cerevisiae YFL009W (CDC4); ancestral locus Anc_8.67), whose protein sequence is MTAKRSLSPLRPLSTSEVSISQVSPGGKRRHLNSVNDDSLMSLSLPSPSASPIHSSTDSSETSNLPLLLSIIKNTPRGELSHLHAFLLNFLKRDILLGLPLEISIVILSQLDKGDLVHCMMVCKQWNLLINNTPELWKRLIFRDSLITSAEEFERDYAALEQNGTKRVNIPKQMYKLRYTVLKRWMDPTFTPHRQVLEGPDLNVITCLQFDNEKIAAGSNSCQILIYNTQSGELIHTLLGHTGGVWAMKFYGDILASGSTDRTVRIWNTRTGKCTHIFKGHTSTVRCLEIVQPQRIGTDVQGNPIMFPEEPMLVSGSRDATLYLWKLPINDSDSEAPWEFDVGENPYFVNVLKGHLASVRTVTAYANLVISGSYDSTVRVWDISTCECKYTLEGHSDRIYSVVYDPHRHRCYSASVDNTVRIWDLETGECLHILEGHQILVGLVTASRNALVSAAADSTVRVWDQDTGHARVVFRGHSGAITCVVNDDFKVVSGSQGMLKLWDVQTGKFVRDLVEGVDGSVWQVCIDWKRCVSAVQRGDVTVLEVLDFTKGLV
- a CDS encoding uncharacterized protein (PKUD0D00780; Pfam Domains: DUF1000(3e-07)) — encoded protein: MSCPHAHPRFPTVPTNPAQNLLPYIDLPRVEGANVANPPASRVLKSPHEPIASLYGPEMLLIVPFSTEVKVYSILLQTDVPVTLAIWKNPPSHLDLGTALPGSATFHAHHPAHSIEPIEHHLPRHRFAGVTCVALLLRWEEQMDFDNSLIDVSYLEFRGESTSISRAIGSLAHVVYEKKPQLEDHKTMASFMNNTLLQ